The following are encoded together in the Nocardioides sp. Arc9.136 genome:
- a CDS encoding DUF429 domain-containing protein codes for MHHIGIDLAWGERQPTGLAVLDEDGALVHVSAVRTDDEIAERLAPYVDGPCLVAIDAPLVVRNETGSRPAEKALTRDFRRFEAGCHPSNLSKPEFRDGPRGARICKRLGLDMDPRSGRARRAIEVYPHPATIVLFGLGRTLKYKDKRGRDVELLRGELLTLMKHVESVVRTEETWAALRHAVETATRKSELRVVEDQVDAVVCAYVGLFADRFPDRTTVYGDLAEGYIVTPALPDGSASIRAAIQTYAAEHADLSLAGEQAVALVTSILDEAGINYLSVTGRTKSVASFAEKAGRVRDGEPMYPEPLTDITDQLGVRVITYVQDDVETVAGLLADQVVVHDDRDMGQQTADEGRWGYASRHLLVALDAARESQAAYAGLRGRVAQVQVRTVVQHAWAEFEHDIRYKGSVPAEHASEFDRRFTLAAGLLELADREFSSIRERLRAEPAAPTPTVDDDPRLDPRELAAFLAGQYADAGWSRTDHYAWISGLLLELGITSLDELADVLRPTTALGLNERMDYRYPPGAVRRLDDALLAVFGERYVDLHGNAHRAPLLRQRLEKLRG; via the coding sequence GCACGTCTCGGCGGTGCGCACCGACGACGAGATCGCCGAGCGGCTCGCGCCGTACGTCGACGGGCCGTGCCTGGTCGCGATCGACGCCCCGCTGGTGGTGCGCAACGAGACCGGCTCCCGCCCGGCCGAGAAGGCGCTGACCCGCGACTTCCGGCGCTTCGAGGCCGGCTGCCACCCCTCGAACCTCTCCAAGCCCGAGTTCCGCGACGGCCCCCGCGGCGCGCGGATCTGCAAGCGGCTGGGCCTGGACATGGACCCGCGCTCGGGTCGCGCGCGGCGCGCGATCGAGGTCTACCCGCACCCGGCGACCATCGTGCTCTTCGGGCTCGGCCGCACGCTGAAGTACAAGGACAAGCGCGGCCGCGACGTCGAGCTGCTCCGCGGCGAGCTGCTCACGCTGATGAAGCACGTCGAGTCGGTCGTGCGCACCGAGGAGACGTGGGCCGCGCTGCGCCACGCGGTCGAGACCGCGACCCGCAAGAGCGAGCTGCGCGTGGTGGAGGACCAGGTCGACGCGGTCGTGTGCGCCTACGTCGGGCTGTTCGCCGACCGCTTCCCCGACCGGACGACCGTCTACGGCGACCTCGCCGAGGGCTACATCGTCACCCCCGCCCTCCCCGACGGCAGCGCGTCGATCCGCGCGGCGATCCAGACCTACGCCGCGGAGCACGCCGACCTCTCGCTCGCCGGGGAGCAGGCCGTCGCACTGGTGACCTCGATCCTCGACGAGGCCGGCATCAACTACCTCTCGGTCACCGGTCGCACCAAGTCGGTCGCGTCGTTCGCCGAGAAGGCCGGCCGGGTCCGCGACGGGGAGCCGATGTACCCCGAGCCGCTCACCGACATCACCGACCAGCTCGGCGTCCGGGTGATCACCTACGTCCAGGACGACGTCGAGACGGTGGCCGGCCTGCTGGCCGACCAGGTCGTCGTCCACGACGACCGCGACATGGGCCAGCAGACGGCCGACGAGGGCCGGTGGGGGTACGCCTCGCGCCACCTGCTGGTCGCCCTCGACGCCGCGCGCGAGTCGCAGGCGGCGTACGCCGGGCTCCGCGGGCGGGTCGCGCAGGTCCAGGTGCGGACGGTGGTGCAGCACGCGTGGGCGGAGTTCGAGCACGACATCCGCTACAAGGGGTCGGTGCCGGCCGAGCACGCCTCGGAGTTCGACCGCCGCTTCACCCTCGCCGCGGGCCTGCTCGAGCTGGCCGACCGGGAGTTCTCCTCCATCCGCGAGCGGCTCCGCGCCGAGCCCGCCGCACCCACCCCCACCGTCGACGACGACCCGCGGCTGGACCCCCGCGAGCTCGCCGCGTTCCTCGCCGGTCAGTACGCCGACGCCGGCTGGTCGCGCACCGACCACTACGCCTGGATCTCCGGCCTCCTCCTCGAGCTCGGCATCACCTCGCTCGACGAGCTCGCCGACGTCCTCCGCCCGACCACGGCGCTCGGGCTCAACGAGCGGATGGACTACCGCTACCCGCCCGGCGCCGTCCGCCGGCTCGACGACGCGCTGCTCGCCGTCTTCGGCGAGCGGTACGTCGACCTGCACGGCAACGCCCACCGGGCGCCGCTGCTGCGGCAGCGGCTGGAGAAGCTGCGCGGCTGA